CAACCCCTTACACCACACTGCTCCCCAAGGATGGCACAAGCTGATCCAGCAGCCCTGACCGCACACTCAGGGTCTCTGCTGCTGACGGCAGTACCCCACCAGCATGGAATTGGTGCTGAATGCAGCCTTCAGAGTTCCGACTCCTTTCCACCTCCATGATTAAATTAACAACCCAAGTGTTTGTTACAAAGTGTTATTTATTAGAATATTGCATTGCACTTAAAAAATAAGGGAGGTCTGACCCTGTCATCTTGACCTACATGAAGGATGCAGGGTCAGACCtacaataaatataaatactatGTACAGTTtatctaaaataaatatataatttaaaatgaaaaatatcttgtTAAATAGCTGTTACCCTCCCCCCCTCCTGCGGCGAAGGAAGCCCCGAGCCCGGTCTCCTCCCTTTCACAGCTTGTTCCTCGGCACACACTGCAGTGGACGGAGAGCCGCCGGAGAGGCCCTGTGCCCCCGGTCAGCACCGCTCCCGAGCCCGCTCCGTGCCGGAGATGCCCACGGAGCtcccgcgctgccgccgctgcccgaCCGGCCCCTCCGCGGGTGCCGTCCTGGTGCTCCGGCGAGCCCCCAGCGTGCCGCAGCCCCGTGCCGCTGGCGCCGCGGTCTCGCCTCTTCCAGGAGGTAGAAGTGCATTAGTGCCGACCCCTGCAAGAGAGAGGCGGGAGAGTCACACCACGATCCTGGGCTGCTCTTCTGCCACAGAGCAATCCCTGCACGGTGGGACAGAGGTGCCGTCTCACCCAGCCCGGCGGGAGAACCTCGTGCCCACCCAAGCCCCAGCGGCCACTCACCGCCTCTCGGGGCTGGACCCGGGAGGATGGGAGCCAAAATACCCCACCATGCTTCCCTTCCAGGGACCACAGCACTTTTTCCCCCGGACACATCCACCCCCGTAGTGCCCAGGGTAAAGGGGACAGTGAAGAAAGTGTTGTGCCAAGTTTCCTTCCCAAAAATTCAGCTCCTATGAACAGCTAAAATTCCCACCCCCAGCACTATGACGAACATGACAGAAATTCTCCAAAGACATTACTTCATCTTCACAAAGaacaatgactttttttttttgaagaagagAAGTAACTGTAATATGCTGGACCACATCTAACGTCAGGATTTAGATCAGACCAGAGGAAGTCTGATATCTTTTCAGCAcccagccccgcagccaccCCTAGGACAGAGCACACACCCCTACCCAGCCAGAGGAATATGGCATGGGCTGGCAGCAAGATTCCCCTGTGCCAAGCTGATAGGCACTGCTCTGGTGCAAGTAATAAGCAGAGTGGGAATGACAAGGAAAGGGGCTttttacacatatatataaatagagGCAATATCTAAGGAGGGGAAGTGACTCAGAGGGTCAGAGAGGGAGCAAAacaagtgggaaaaaaacctaaacaaaacagACGCAGCTTCCCTACTATCAAACATGCCCAAAGCATGGaacaccagcacagagcagggacttGGGGTTAGAAAGAAGGAGGTAGGAGTGATAGCGGTGTCAGAGGGACAGGGATTTcagcaggaaggggagaaaagagggctGGAGCTCCACAGTGCAGCCCAGGCTCTCCGGCCAAATCCAgccagctgcttctccaggctCAAGCTGCCTTCAGCTCCTGCCTAGCTCTGGCACAGGATCCACACAGCAGTCCCAGCCAGCAAGAACAGCAGAGCCCTCGGATGTCcaccagccccactgctgccccGTGCCCAGCCAGGGGCTCACCTCGCCAGCACCTGGCATCCTCAGTGATTCACAGTGATGCCCAGCTTGATTTTCTCTTCGTTTTCTACATCGTAGCCACCCCTCTTGTGACACCTGTGAGGCCAAGCAAAGGGATGCTCAGGGCATGGAGAAGTCCCTGCCACCCTCTCCTCTTGCACATGGTGTTCCCCGGGACACAGATCTGAGAGCTCAGTCCCATCCCACTCACCTGAGCATCAGCAGGGCTGCGATGATGACAAGACACAGGGAGGACAGGACAACAGCAACgacagccagggctgtggtGTGGTCGTACGCACTGGGTGGGTGCTCCACTGGCAGCAAGAGGCCGTGGCAGCGCTCTCCATGATACCCTGGCTGGCATCTGGGCAAGAAGAAAAGTCATAAAGGTCAGTGATGAGCAAGGACAGGAGGTCTTCGTGTCCCCCACACCCCATTGGAAGGCGATGCCTGTGTGCTCAGCCTCAGCCAGCAGACTGCTTGCTCCCCTTGGTCCCCATGCTGGGAGGTCTGGTGTCACCATCATCTCTATTGTACTGGTAAATTAAGCTTCTCCTGCACCAAGTGAAGACTCCCAGAAAGGTTGAGCTCTCCCCCAGTAGAAGGCACTGAGGTCGGTGCTCTTCCCAGCCACCCCAGGCAGACACAGGTTGGCCAGACCACCTCTGGAAGTGGCAAGAGAGCAGTGAGGCAGCTGGCCCAGCATTTCCCATGGAGCAGGATGTCCCTGCACACCCTGCCAGCTGAGaggtgtcccatccctggagactTGGGAGGTTGCTCATGTAACAGAAATAACGCTCCACACAGGCTGAGAGGCTTCCAGCCCTCCCTGAGCCACATCACACTGATGCAACCAGATATATATATCCCTCTATATCCAGCACCACTGACCCTCAGGCTGATCTCCAAGCCACACTCAGCCCAACCCTCCTCCTGGGCTCACAATGCCACATGCCAGCATCACCTCCCAGACacagcagcaaggctgggcaCATGGCAAAGGTGCAGGACCCACTCCAACAGCATCCTCATTCCACCCTGTGCCCCAGGAAGCAACACTCCAGGAGACCCTGTGACAGAGGCACAGCCAGCCACCAAGAGCAGCCACAACCGAGTGACATCAGTGACCATGAGGCTTCTTTATCAGCGGAGACTGGGGAAGCTGGCCACTGTTACTAAAAGGCAGCTCCCAAAACCCTGCTGCTTGCCTGTGTCCCAGGTtcactcccagccccagggatcTGCTCAGGGGACACCTGGCTGTCCCAGTCCTAAGCAAGGGTGTTGCAACCCACATTGTGCTGGGTCACTAACCCAAACCGAGCCTGCAAAGATCTCCCCTCACTGGCAGTCCTGAGTCCCCCATGCAAGGGCCCAACTTCATGACAGCTTCCACAGGGAGAAACTAGGCGGTTAGAGGAGCTCTGTGGAGCTTGATCCCTGCGGACTGCAGATCCTGTGGGCACCATAAGCCAGGGAGCTATTATCTTCCCTAGGCTCAAGGCTGGGTGGCTTAGAGGATTGATAGTGAAGAACAAAGCCTCTTACATATCTGCCAGCTCAAGTCCTGCCCACGTCAGCGGGGATCAAATATGCACCCCGGGGTATTTCCCGCAGtagcagtgctgcatccaggtgccccagcagcaggcaAACACTTTCTCCTCCACTTGCCTCATCTAGTCCCTGCTTGCTCTGCATCCTGAGGGGTGGGCAAGGAGGGGTACACAGCCCTGTCTTTCATCAGGCCAAAAGGACAGCTCAGGCATGGCTTTGGTAGCCTGTCCCCAAAGGTGCTGCCTCCCCTCTGCTTTGCTGGTAGCATGGCAGAGATGCTCCTCCCACCTGCACTGATGCACCCTGACAGATGCAGGAGCCCCGAGATCTCAGAGTGGGGTATATACAGGATGAGCTTTGCCACATCAGACCTGCAGAAGCCCTCAGCTGCCAGACCCCAGCCCTACACACCAttctgcagcccccagcacagcagctcggCCAGAGCTCATCGTGCTGGCAGGGAATGCTGGCTCCAAGGCCGTAACAGGTTTTGGGGGAAGGGTGGACATTTCTCAAGAAGTACAAGGAAGAGGCCAAGTCAGAGTTGTCCCTGCTCGGAGAGGGAACAAGCACTAAAaatatctctgcttttcctctgcccagcctggagaaTTGAAGGAACCGTGACTAAGGCTCCCCCCCGCACAGGCACACGCCAGCAACTCACATGCAAGAGGGAGCTCCCAGCTCTCGGATGTACTTGCACTCGCCGTGAATACAGAAATCCTTGTACTTCCGCAGGCACGGGTCTCTCTTCTTCCCCAGgcctttgccttttcttcttttattgcCGTTCCCTTTCTTCTTGGGAGTAACGAGGCCTTGAGGCTTTGACAGGAAGgcaactggaaaacaatttgGGAAGGAGAGAACAGCAGTCAGATCAGCTCCACATGCCAACCAAAGGGAAGACAGAGCCACATCCCAGGGCTGCCACAACTGCTCAGCCGTGGCTCCCACAGCCCtttgtgctgggagctgcccccgagcctggggtgggggggcatttttttcagctcctcACAAATATCATGGCCTTTCCGATTCATAAGAACAATtctcaaggaaagaaaggagtcGGGCAGGGGGAACAGAGCTTTATACATCTCAAATGCTGCTATTATATGCACCAGTTTCCACTGAATACAGAACATTGCTAATTGCCCCTTTATCTGGCCTTTATTTCCCTGACAAGCGCAGGCTTTTCTAAGACCCTATTCATGACTCTGATGGACTCTCCTTCCCGTGGGCACAAGGATGCCTTGCTCACCCCAGGGCAGGATTAAAAGAGCAAGCCTGCCTTAAGTTTTGGTTTTGCAGAGCCAAGGAGATGGTGAGGGCATCGTTCCCGTGAATTACAACGGTATGTTTTAATTGTGGTGCAATAACCAGCGGCTTTTGGTGCCAGGCCAATCCCCTGCTGGGTTGGTGGAAGCTGGAGCACCAAGCTCCTCACTCAGACACAGCCCAACACCAGCAACGGTACTGGAATGGTTTTTAAGATGAGCAGATGCCAAAAAAATCAGTCCCCAGCTTGATCTCACTAGGTGCTGAGGAGTTGGAGAGCACTCACTGCTCCAAGGGGGATTTTTTAGCCCCCCCGAGCTACGGCACTCAGGAGCTCCAGTGAACTAAGCCCTGGGCTGCTCGGGGAGGAGAGTGCAGCAGAGTCCAACCTGGCAAGCTGTAACCTGCCCAGTTCCTTCCCAGCCATTTCCTGACATAACCAGCGCCTCTCATGCCGGCACACACCGGTTGCACACCTAGCAAAGTTATTTCGACATCCTCCACACTGCGCTGCACGCTCCACACTGGAGAAAACCGATACTCCAGGAAACTCTGTGGCTTGAAGAAACCCCCAGATGAGGCTGACAGCAGAGGCTGTTCCGTCCCCTGCGTCCCTTGCCCTGCGGGTTATCTCCCAGCCATAGCCAGCCGACACACGCTGCTGCTTTTCCCGAGGGCTGAGTCCCCCCGGCGCGAGTGGCTCAGCCCGGTTTTGCCAGCTTTTTGTCACAgtctgctggcacagccagaaagcaaagaaaaacacgGGAAAATGGGAGGGCGAGCTGCGCGGGGCAGAGCACGCTCCTGGTGCCAGGTACTGCCCTCGGCACGCCGCGTGTTCGAGGCACAGGTACATACCACCCCCTCAGCCCGCGATGGGCCCCCGTCCAACCCCCATGAGAGTCCCCGGGACACTCTCTGGTGCCAGCCCGGGGCAAGGAGCCCGGTGTGGGTGCTCGGGAGCCCCAGAGAGCGGCAGTGCCCCCACCGCCCCCGTGGCGGGGCCGCCGGCTGACGAGCCCTGCCGCGGAATGAGGAGCAGCCGCGCGTGGGCGGCGGTGACTCACGGCGGTCCCCGCGCCACGGCCACCGCCGGGAGGGCAGCGCGGCTGCCCGGACACGGCAACCCCGCCACGAggggctctgcctcctgccGGCCAAGCAGCTGAGGCCCGGGACCCCCTGGAACCCGCCCTGCCGGGGACTTCAGAAACACGGACAGCCCCTGGCAGGAGCTCCACTGCTCCGTGCTGGTGCCCCACGGGCGAGTCCCACTCGGGTCTGCTGCCGCCGGGGCTCGGTACCTGGGGACTGCTCCCACCCACCACCGCAAGTCCCTCCGAGGCGGAgccggagctgctgctggggcacccGCGGGACTGAGGCGAGCTCAGCCCGGCGCCTTCGCGacctctccagctccagctgcccccagcccagcccgtcCCGCGACCCCGGCCCCGCCCTGGGACCCCTTATCCCGTCCATACCTCTCGGCAGCTCGCTGAAGTCGTTCCCCGAGGCCGCTCCGCCGCCCTCCTTCTCCGGGCTGCCGCCGAGCAGCGGGGCTGTGGCCGGGACCGGcaccccgccgccgccgcccttGTGCAGCACCTCGTTGTGCAGTTCGTCCCGGCGcagcccgcccgccgccgccgccgagcACACTGCGGAGAGAGCGGTCAGGAGCGGGGGCTGACACTGCCCTACCCAGGACCCCCCCACGCGGGACAGGGGTCAACCTTCCCGTCCACCCATACCCAGGAGCAGGACCGCGTTGCCCGCGCCCGGGACCGACCATGCCCGCATTGCCCAAGACCATTCCCCCCACATGTTCGGGACCCTCCAGTCGAGCACGGCGCTGGGATGCGTTACCCGCAGCCGGGACCCTCCCCACGCCAGCCCGTACCTGCCGCCAGCAGCGCTTGGATCAGCACCGCCCGCCCGTCCATGACCCGCGGGCACACACGTCCAGCCACTGCCGTGCTCCGCTCGGTCCCGCGGCAGTGCCCGTTCTCCGGcagggcggccccgccgcgggtAGAAAgctgcgggcggcggggcggggcggggaggggctgAGCGAccgccccgcccccgggagGGTTtccccgccgccccggggccgTCCCGCCGGCCGAGACCGGGACCAGGGTCGGGGACCGTGACCTGGGGCCGGTGGGTTCTCCGCGCTCAGAGGGTGGGCCAGGGACTCAACAGCCACCGCCGCCCCGGTGCCGCTGCGGGATGCGCTGGGCGGTGAGAGCCTGAGAAGAAAAGGGTCTCTGCAGGGTGCAGAGGGCAGGAGACGGCCTGGGGAAAGTGTGGCCCCAGCCAGGGTGAGAAGAGGGGGATCCCGATGGTCCCCGTGGCCCCAGGCACCGGCTGGCAGGTGCCCGAGGTGGCCCGAGGGTGCTGGGGGAGTGGGTGCACCTCGCAAGAGGAGCATCAGGTGAGAGGCAGGACCTCAGGAGTGAGGGCTGCACCTCTTCCTGGCCCTGGGGATGGGATGACCCTCAGAAAGGGGGCAGACTGCCACCCATGTGCCACTGCATCAGCGGTGGGACAGGGAGGTGGTGGCAGTCTGAGATGGCAGCAGAGACCCTTTCTGTCCCCAAGTCCCCCTTTGGGCCCCTATTGAGGTCCCTATGTGATTGGGTGACAGCCTCGTCTCACAATAACCGCCCCAGCCAGCCACCGTCCTTGTCCCTGTCTCAGCCTGCTGTGTTTGGGTACTGCCAGAGCTTCCCCATCCCCTTCACCATGCTGGCAACCGTGTGCTGTGTTTGGCCCCATCCTCAGCACAGGTGACAGCGCAAGAAATGTCACTGACGCCAGCGGTGGGCGagtgcagggtcctgccccagctcccctTTGGGCCAGCAGAGGCTCCTGGCTGGTTCCTCGAGGTCCCGagctcccagcccctggccGGTTTGGGCTCAGCTAGTCGTGAGCAAATATTCCTGCCATTGTTGTTGCTGTCTCCAAGGAATATCACTGGATCTGgcaccctcccccccccccccccccccatcctgcTCACGCCCTCCTTCTTGCTCAGACTTGACTTTTGCAATTGTTTACTGGTTGTTTTTCCTTCCGCCTCCTCTGGCCATCAGGAGCCCAAAGCCTTTGGCAGCGGAGCAAGGTGGTGGCACGGGCAAGGAGCGTGTCCCTGGGCAGTCCTGCACACTGGCTCCTGGGGAGGTCCCCATGTTGAGATGGAATTTTTTGCCCCTGCCAGTCCCCCACCACGTCCCCAAGGCCGGGCAGGGTGTGCACAGGCAATGTGTGCGGGCAGCATTGCCAGCTGACCTGGCAGCTCGGGAGAGGGAGGTACCAGCTCACGTCAGCCAGGGAGGCTGTTGGCACAGAGGGTTGGCAGCGGGcaagggtggggggggggagatACGTGCAGGCTGCTGatcctgcctgcccctgcttcctgcctctgcctccgGCTGCCtcttcccctctgcctcccacAGCCTCCCATGACCCCTGCccatctcctgcagcccctcacagcctccctgcctgcacctcCTGCCAGTTATGCCCCATCTTATGCTGCTGAGGCAGCCCCCACAGGAAGGGGAGGTGAACGCTCCTTATCGATGGGTCCTTCTGCCAGGGGCCTTCCCGTGGTCCCTACCCCAGCTAAGGGCACCCCTCCACACACAGTGGTACCCACTGGTATGGCAGAGCAAACAGCCTGGACACCCTGAGCCAGATCCTTGGCCTCAGTTCCTGCGAGGCAGGTACCAGGACCTCAGGAACCCACACTCCCACCCACACTTCCCCAAAACGTGAGTCTGCCGTGGTGGtgcctggccctgctccagctgttccAGGGGTGGATCCTGCCGGGTCCAGcgggctccagcacagcccggCCGTGCCGCAGCCGCTGGTGTTTGCGGTCCCGCCGCCGTGTTTGCAGTGCACACAGCCCCGCGGTTTGTTGGCGGGGGGGCGAGGGGCCAAGCGCGGTGGAGGTGGCGGTGGGCACAGCGAGCACCGGCGCTGttctctgctggcagtgctgtgaaggccctgccctgtccctgtccctggcagggtgctgcagctgtgcctaCGTCCTTCCCCCTCCATCTGCTCACCTGCTGCAGCTCACACAGAAGCCTTCCAAACACCGtgctgtgcccatggcaggaggggtgGCACGGCTCatggcagctcctcctgggaaAGCGGATATGGGGACGTGCTCTGGGGAAGGATGTGGCACCGTTGAGCAAATCCAGAGTGGGGAAATGAGGGGCTGCCAGTGGTAGGGCTGACAGCAAGGGCCAGGACGGCgtcagggctgtggctgtgccacccctcctgccatgggcacaggcacaggcaccGATACTGCCACCAGCTATCcagggctggccctgccacCCCTCACCAGTCCCTTGCAGGGTGCAAACAGGACTGGGAACACACTGGTCCCCATGAACATCCTTGTCCACACAGGTCACCTGCAGGAGGCAGGTGGGTGCCCTGGTGCCTGGCCCAGGTGGGCGGCTGGACGTGGCAGGACACAACCATACTGGGACCTGTGGGGCTGACCCTGCTGTTTTGAGATGGTTGTTTTGGGCTTGGCTCCTGTGTATTGGTTTGTGGTCAGTTTAAACCAGTTCACAGGTTTTATAAGGTGTGGGATGAGTGGGATCCTGTGAGTGCCGGAGGGGAGCCCACGCCTGTGGCTGCCGGTGCCGGTGACCATGAGAGCCCACGTGTCCGGGGCGGGTGGCACGGCTCTCCGGGCAGCAGACAACTGCTCACAGCCCAGACCAGAGAGCAGCAACCCTGGAGCTCCCTCACAGGCTTTCGGCTGCAGCATCTTCCCCTCCAGCACGGCCACAGCGGCCAGGAGAGCTGGTGCCGCCCTGcagtgggaggagaggggggacGTCACCTGCCCGCCGCTCTTCATCCAGCTCAaccagctcctcagcagcccgGCGGGGCTGGAGTGGAGGGAGATGGCCAGGTAGGCACACCTGAGAGACAAGCTCCTGAGCCACGCTTTGGGAGCCCagccttccagctcagcatatCCCGAGGCTGGCGGTTCCTCAGCCTCAGCCCCaaggcagggctctgctcctcagTACCCGCGCTGGGCTGACTTAATCTCATGGGAGAGGGCAGGATGTCAGGCAGGCCAGGCACAGcgcccttcctcctgctcctctctgtcGCCTCTCCAAGGCTCCAGCGGCTGCGCCGGGGCTGGGATGTCCCCGTGCCCCATAGCACCCCTCCACCACccggcaggggcagggggacaTGGGCCACAGGGgtctggggacagcagtgggtCTCCGCTCGGGGTCGGGGGGGTCTGTGGGGACCAAAGCCGCCGGGCTGTGGCTCTCCCCGGCACCCAGCCCCGTTATCCCCGCACGGCTGCCCCTCGGCAGGAGCCTGCGGTGCCCGGGCACGCTCTGCCCGTGCAGCACGACGAGCTGCGCGCCCACCCACGGGGACAAAGGGAAGCTCTGTCTGTGCCCGGCGTTAAAATATTTGGCATGGCCCGAGCGTGGAAACAGCTCAAGACGCTTCTGTTCTGACTCCAGCAAGCGCTGCTAATGGCAgggccacctccagccccagcacagctgggggaatggatgggctgggagcagccctgcggAAAAtgtctgggggtgctggtgggtgacaGATGGGACGTCAGCCGGCACTGTGTGCTCAGAGCCCAGAAAGCCGagtgtatcctgggctgcaccacgggcagcagggtgaggagggggTGCTCCCTCTGTTCTGCTTTGTGTGACACCCCCCTGGGGCACCACATCCAGCTCCTGTTGAAGTGCATCCAAAGGAAACCATGGAAATGATTCGAAGGCTGGAACAGCTCTGTTGGGGCAGCTCTGCTATGGAGACAGGATGAGAGAGGTGGGgtgttgtttagcctggagaagacaaggctcaggggagaccttagagccccttccagtgcctaaaggggctctaAGAGAGAtagagagggactttggacaagggcctggagggacagcacaagcaggaatggcttcccactgccagagatcAGCATTAtgtgggatattgggaagaaatttttccctgtgagggtggtgaggccctggcacagggtgcccagagaagctgtggctgccccatctctggaagtgtttgaggccaggttggatgggacttggagcaacgtgggatagtggaaggtgtccctgcccatggtggaggggttggaatgagatgagctttaaggtcccttccaacctgaaccatCCTGACGTCTCATCACAGCTGGAATTCCCCTTATCAGATCTTAGCAAGGTGCGGGTCTGCAGGAATAGGGGCGTGACCACTTTGTCTGCCCAGCTACCCCTAAGCTGTGAACCAGCTGCAGGCCCCTCTGAGCTACCCAAactcctccctgcctgtgccagcctcATGCAAATCTCAAAGATGGACCCAGgctccagctcccactgcttGGCATGGGGCGCAGCACCTACCCTTCTGCTTGCTGACCCCCCACATCTCCCTGGGCAGGTGGATAAAGTTCGAGGAGAAGGTGGAGGATGGTGGGGAGCGCTGGAGCACACCCCatgtcccagctctctccctgcacagcctgttccagctgAGGACATGCCTGCAGAAGGGGACGATGCTCCTGGACCTGGATGCCACCAGTTTCAAGGAAATAATCGGTACATGGGTAATGCAAAGGTCAtctcctgggatgggctggtCACCAGAGAGGAACAGGCCACCAGGAGATGCCTGTAGAACAGCACTGGTACCTGGGGGGCTTGTCTGCTACTCCAGCTAAGGGGGTTTTCCCCTGGGTAGCTCCCCAATGGGCAGTGAACCAGGGGGACtcagagctgtccctgtccttgaTGCAGACAAAGCACTTTGTGGGCAGCCCgaggaagcagagctgcagcctgcactgAGGGAGCGCCTGGcagccctcctgctcctccagccacagcaccagcctacaaaatccctgctgcagctccttgccGAGCTTGGTCTCTCTCCCTGCCGAGGTAGGAAACCCGGCTGTCCCACCAGGCATCCTCCCACTGCCTCCAGCCCGGGGCAGTACCCATGCTGGCCGTTTGCTTGCACATGGACTTTGCtgcttcctctctttctttgcaGGGAAAGCCAAAGGCAGGTCTGAGCCCAGAACCCAAATCTCCAAAACGCCTCTTAAGGAGCAGGTACGGCAGcatggagctgggctgggagcagctaCTGCATCCTGAATGCCCAGCCACGGCATCCTGAGTACCCAGCTGCTGCAtccttttcttctcagctgagaaacagatttaagaagaagGTCCTGCCGGGGGCCGAAGCAGCCCACATTGCTGTGGGAGAAGTTGAATTCCTGGAAAAGCCCTTTGCTGCCTTCATTCGCCTCAGATGTGCGGTGTCCCTCGGCTCACTGGCCGAGGTTTCTCTTCCAAGCAGGTAACAGAGCACAGCCGGGGGCCCTGTgccctcccccatccctgtctctcCATTTCCTCCCACACCAGACAAGGCTTTGCCTGTCCAAAGCAAAGGGAATGGCACCCAGCGCCACACGCATTCCCAGAATCCTGTCTCACTGCTtcccctcctgcttttcccagcttcttAGGAGCACTCCAGAACGGACTGAGTGTGGAGCATCTGTTGGGCAGCCTGGAAGGGACATCCCCTGTGTCATTCCCACTGGGCTCTGCATTCCCTGTCCTTAGTTGGTTCTGGATGCTCTCCGCTTACTGCCGGGAGCATGGGGGCTGGCGGCGGGGCGGGATGCAGGTTTTTAGAAGCCTCTTGCCCTCCCGCTGTTCTCCTGACGGGTGGGACGGGGTcgggggagaggagcagggcaggaggtcCCCATGGTTTCCCCGGGGCTGAGGAATGCATCGTCTGAAGCCGCGAGGGGAAATGGGCAGTGTGCCTTCAGCCGG
Above is a window of Corvus moneduloides isolate bCorMon1 chromosome 15, bCorMon1.pri, whole genome shotgun sequence DNA encoding:
- the HBEGF gene encoding proheparin-binding EGF-like growth factor, whose protein sequence is MDGRAVLIQALLAAVCSAAAAGGLRRDELHNEVLHKGGGGGVPVPATAPLLGGSPEKEGGGAASGNDFSELPRVAFLSKPQGLVTPKKKGNGNKRRKGKGLGKKRDPCLRKYKDFCIHGECKYIRELGAPSCICQPGYHGERCHGLLLPVEHPPSAYDHTTALAVVAVVLSSLCLVIIAALLMLRCHKRGGYDVENEEKIKLGITVNH